TTCCTTCTCATGGAAGGAACATAAAGCACATtacttaaatttaaaacataACCAGTGGACAATCTCAGTTTGACAGAACCAACAGACTCAACTGCAACTTTATTCCCATTTCCAACATAAACATTGTAGATCTCCTTACTTGTTCTCTTCTGGCTTTGAAATCCCTGCAAagaatttgttatatgtattGAACAACCTGTGTCAAACCACCAAGAATTTTGAGGAATAAAAACCATATTTAACTCTACTGTCACAAAaacatttattattttgttaccttTCTTGATTAACCAAGCTTTAAAACCAGGACAATCCTTTCTTAAGTGATCCTCATTATGACAAAAATGACATCTTTTGACACCATTGTTATTATTCTTAGGTCCAGAAGCAATGGAGGTAGCATGAGCCTTTGCAGGTATCACAGTGGACTTGAACTGTTTCTTGGAACCAGAAGTTGTTCCAGCAGTTGGCACATACTTcttgaatgcaattggcttctTTCCCTTGTAATTCTCATTTCTGTGAACTGTAGTAATCTTCCCCTTGCATTTTCCAGCACTTACAAGGTTGGCAAATTCACTAGTCTCAGCCCTCATCTTCTTCAGTCTTTCCTCTTCTTGATAGCAAATAGCAATTAACTCATTAATACTCCAAATCTCCTTCTGTGTGTTATAACTCACTTTCAGTTGCTCATAATCATTGGACAAAGAGTACAGTGCCATGTGCACAAGAAATTGATCTGTTATTCCAATATCCATTGCATTCAACTTGTTTGCAATGTTGACCAATTTTAACAAATGTTCACGAATGCTTTCAGAACCATCATGTTTTGTGTTAATGAGTGCTGACAAACATGCACCAGTTTCAGCCTTGTCTGACCTTTTAAACTTCTCTTCAACTCTGTCCATGTAATTCTTAGCCAAATCACAGCTGGGAATTCCTCCCCTGATGTGTTCCTCCATTGAATTCTGCATGATAAGTAAGGACATTTGATTGGCCCTATCCCATCTCGCAAAGAATTCTCTTTCTTGTGCAGTACTTTGATCTGTCAATGCAGAAGGTTGAGGAGCCTTGAATGCAATGTTAAACTCCAACATACCAAGATTCATTTCAATCGGCTGCTTCCATGCCTTGAAATTATTGCCATTCAATTTCTCTACATTAACCAAACTCATCATATTGAAACTTGTTTcaaatttggagaattttgtAAATCTATGACCAAGAAATAATTACAGAAGTTTCTTGTCATACTTAAACTATAGACTCAGTCACACCTTTGGGCAAGAAACTGTCCATATACATGAATAAGTTCCAAACATTGCATAGCCGAGTCATGGACTACAAAAACTATCCTTATAACAGTACCTTTGGGCAAGTTAGAGCACAAAGATAGATTGTAATCCATTACTCACTATACACTGATTATACAAATGAACCCAGTAAAATCACCCCTTTGGAAGCATTTTACTTGTTAATATTTATAAATCACACTTTCTGCATTATTCTTCAAGTTCTGAAAATCATCGAGCCCTACACTTTAGTGTTATACTAGACTCATCTCAGAGTGTTTCCTTTTGTCATGAATGCAACATCAATTACAGTTAAGTAATGATTCATTAGTGTGCTCATTTGCAATTCAGACCTTTATTGCATAAATCatcaagcatatacatatatatgtatgttgaCATGATACGAAGCAAGTTAATAACTTATTGAAATAACAGAGATACAAACAATgcaatttacaaaatttgaatttcatgTACTGATATAATATTGCATTCTGATACCAAAAATTGAGCACTGTCATGCACAACGGAAAATATATAGCCATTCTTTATCCGAAACGAGGTTTCAGTtgtgtggctctgataccacatgcaGACAAGTATATGTATAAGGATCGATTACAACTAAACCAATATGACAGTGCCTAAAATGATAATCAAAACTATGCATGACAATATTAAATGCAGTATGTGTATATTTACTTGGAGTGGAAGACAGTGAAGCCATGATCTTGTCTTCTCTTCTCTTGGATTCAGAAATAGTATCTCAATACTCTCAATAGGACTGGTATTCGATATGAGAACAAGTAGTACCCGAGAAGAGAGACCAAAATCGACTTTATATGCTGCAACTGTATCTCCCTATCAGAGATGCAGTTGTTGTCAGTTTGTGTAGGTTACAACTGCCTTTTATTTGAATTGATAACCACCTTTAGTTTTCCCTCTAATATAGAATTAATCCGGTGTAATTCATATAATTGAGTCCTTAGATAATACAACCCTTTCACTTGTATATCTGCACTGTGGTTTAAATGACACTCACATATAAGTCATTCTTACATGGCCTAGTCCGCTCTATTTTGGCGGTCACGCCGCTTAAGTTCTTCAAATCTGGAAACTTCAGCGCCTGTGTTTTCAACGTTTACGCCCTCGGTTTGACCTGTGGGTGTTGCATACCCAATTTGTCCAGAGTCACGGCTGGTAGTCTTTGCCTGAGTATCTTATCCTTCCATTGTTTTGTGTCATGTTTTGGTCTTCTTTCTCGGAGTAGTTAATTAAAtttagtttagtttagtttagtCTTGTCTAATTAAGTTCTATTGTCTCGTCTAGCGAGCGTTGTGGCCATGCCGCAACGCTGGCTGTATTTGATTTTTGCTTTGAGCGTTGAGTTATGTGGTCTCGTTCTTGCGATGATTATATGGCCTCGTTATTCGGCGGTGAGCGTTTGTAATCACCAATACAAATATGTTATATCTATCATTTTGTGATAGGTTTGTATGGGTGGCTTGTGAAGTTTTCGTACATATGGTAGCCGTTTAGGGATTTACtattgttgttttgtttgtgcaaattcacctccatttcattttcttggttACTAGAATATTGTACCCAATTGGCCACCGTCCTGATTAATGCTtagacatttgaaaattaattaaggGCGCCTAGAGTTGTTGAGGCGTTcacctagaccgcctaggcacccATCCAGACCCATCTAGGCACCCACTTAGATCGCAAttcacttagacaaaaaatagataactttcattttgcattttttttcttcataaattgtaagagacttgttgcatacgTAAATGAACACACAATATATCCTTAttcctcatgttttcattatgttccaatacttcataatatataagtcattctattttgtagtttatgatgaaattataaatagtataaacagacacttatttacacgaaatataatagatttatttAAATTCGCCTAGTCCGTCTAGGCTCCGCCTAGCCGTCTAGGCACTAGGCCATAGCTCGCCACCCGACTAGCGCCAAATGTCTTTTAGAATCTTGGGGATAATTAATGAAATATCAAATATCGTTGCTTGTCAAAAAAACTATCAACCACTCGACAATCAAAAGTGAAACAAACATGCTACACTTTATCACATGTTGTATATCACATTTGTACTATTTTTTAAATAGAGATCGGACCTACTTGGATTGGTGGATAtcaattctataaaaatgagGTGATTCAAATATAGTATACAAAATGTGGTATATGTAgcattactaaaaaaaaaaaaaaaaatgaaaacaccaCAATGCAAATTGTGATACATCTCCTATGaaatatcaaaatattttttaatccGGAACACACtggttgaagaaaaaaaaaatcctaagaaGAAATGAGAATCCCCACCTCCtatcttgcaattttgttccTAAATATCTAATaggttttcaactttttattAAACTTTCATAAATCCTTATttataactttaaaaacttaaatattTACAAAAACCAATAGTGAAATAAAATTCCCGAGCACTATAGGGATGGGTAAAATACCAATGGGTTTGGATAACCATGGTTACCCGTCTATTTAAAGTTCATGGTTACGGTTATGAGTAATCTTTTAGACGAATAAACGGTTATaacggttatgagtataactgtttatccatgaaatttaaatggacggttatAGGTATTACCTGCGATTATAACGGttatccatttacccatttaatttaatatatgtaaaattaaaaattaaaaattaaaaaccctaaattttcaaTCTCCTGCTGAAATCTTTGCCCCGATTGTAGTGTCTCTTCCATGCAAATCTATACAGCTCAAATAACAGGGTTCTTGGCGACTGCAAAGGACACTGGTACTCTTCCATGAAttcatgatgcttaaaaccTAGAAGGCCATTTTGAAGCCAAACATCTTGCGCCGACGCACCAAACCATTCGGAGTTCTTTGCATGGATGGAACTTCCCCGCCACTTTGCAAAGGCATCACATACAGATACAgtagttaaaatttaaaatatcgtTCGTATTGAAATTGTATGAgaatttaaatgattaaaatatgaaaatgcATGCTAAAATATATCTATAAtagtgtttaattgtcaaaaaacgaaaattatgataaatttttcttttataattttcaagttgttaaaaaaaaaaacatgtagacgagtgaaaaatgggtaaatgggtaaaaaaggataaacgagtaaatggttatggttaaatgggtaaacgattatgggtatggttaaccgtttataaacggttatgggtatgaatATAATcgtttatgcaattacccaacgggtaaacgatTAAGCGGGTATAAACATAAACGGTTATaagtaaataaccgcggttaccggttcaccataaccgttgcccatccctaagcACGACACAAACCCATCACCGCCGTCGCTCCTCCTTACTTCCGGCAAAGCTTCCTttcgctctctctctccaagTTCCGCACTAGATCGTGATCAATTCAACACGTCAAGGAACATATATTTTATCCAAATTTGGTATTTGAGATGCAAAAGAGGATATCTAATCAATGCTTCGTCGGAGGATATCTGTAGAGAAGAAGATAGAGATAAAACGATAAAAAAATGAGCTTCGCCGGCGGTGAGCAATTGCAGCCGACTTGAATGGTGGGAAAAATTGGTTTTGGTTGCTGCGGGGCTAGGGTTGTTCCGGAGGTTGctgttgttttttgtttgtttgttaaattttcagttttattGTATTATTTAAGTATATAAAAACTTAATAGTGTTAAATTCAAAGTTAAGTCGAAGAATATGtgtaaaaaaactaaaaaagagTCACGAAGGAGCCATGAAATTAGGGACAACATACCTGCTGCCAATGTCCGCGAATGTCCTAGTGGGTTGGTACATCCTCAAATTAGGATCAAAAGACATACCAAATGTATGTCACGTCAAAAGTAAAATATCTTacttattttaaaagcaatggTCTTCAAATAACAGTTTTTAAAAGCAGTGTGTAGGTTGCTTTTAAAAgttgttttaatgaaaaattaagtAGACcctttaataaatattttcaatGTTGTAATaccttatttaattttttgaaatgaCATATTTACCCTTCTACACACATTTTATCTCTTAGATAATAAAGTGACCACTACCACCCCCGACCATCACTGTTGCCACCGCCGCCACCATAACCACAACCTCCACTACTGTGACCACAACAACCGTCACTACCACCATTGTCACCACTACGCCGCCATCACCGCCATAACCACAACCGCCACCACTATCACCACAACCACAACTGCTACTACCACCATTGTCACCACCATCATAACCGCCACCTCCACCACCAATACCATCACCACAACCGCAACTGCACTGCCATTGCAACCACCACCATTACCACTGTCCCCACCACTGCTGTCGTCACCCTCACTCATACTACTATGTCCATTTTTgtcattatatataattatgtcACTTGCGCTACCTAATATtatagtctagtggtattcattttccattcctcttcacttgtaagtgagaggtctttagttcgtcaaaggcgaatttcaatcacattattgctagtccattgtgaggctaagcccacccctaccctttagtgtagataatattgtttgttaaaaaaaaaaaaaaaaattatatcacGCCCTAAATGGTGTAACatccacattattgctagcttattgtAAAACTTAGCCCATTCCCCCATCGTTattgtaaataatatcatttgttaaaaaaattgatgtaacATTTATCTGCTAGATTTTAAAAAGTATGAAATATTAATATAAGAACTAATCCATTAAATATAATGATAATTTGTGTAATTTTATATGAGAAATACTAAGGGAACTATTCTTAAAATTAGGACTCTTCATGGACACTATTATATCCCTAACATTGttctaaaaaatttcatctATGCGCTAGACGGTTGGCCACTACCCCGATAGTTTTTatgtgtttgaaaattaagaaagtgcgCCTAGACCTACTTAGGCGTccacctagcccgcctaggttgcaactctcACTTATACTAAAAatcgataactttcattttgggttttaatttttcaataaaatgtaagacTTGTTAAATACTTAGATGAATACTTATTATTTGCTTGTTCCCTATGTTttaatatgttctaatactatataattaatatgtcgttttattttgtaatttagatATCCCAATaaaattgtgtgtgtgtgtttttttaagtataactaaaattatttttacaatatataataaatttgctTAAATTCGTTTAACCGTTAGGCCCAGATTGGCCTCATGACTATCacttaaggccatctccaaccgaagggtccagagggctgaaaatagcccgaaaatcgtctccaaccgagggctaggccagatgGCTctggaatcttggagggccccacggaatcggAGAGGGTTggagggctggctatttttttttaatgttttgttattcttgtcggttataaccaacatgatttcttaagaaaaaaattctaatgcaacggctactagccattgcatttgttttttttttttacaattttattattattttttatttacaaaaattttcatataacttctattttttcctataacttctatttcacaaaatttatttcattttttttaaattccatttttttcctataacttctatttcacaaaatttgtttcatatattttttttaaattcttttttttctataacttctatttcacaaaatttgtttcatatatatttttttaaattccatttttttcctataacttctatttcacaaaatttgtttcatatattttttttaaattctttttttttctataacttctatttcacaaaatttgtttcatatattttttttaaattcttttttttctataacttctatttcacaaaatttgtttcatatatatttttttaaattccatttttttcctataacttctatttcacaaaatttgtttcatatatatttttttaaattctttttttttctataacttctatttcacaaaatttgtttcatatattttttttaaattccatttttttcctataacttctatttcacaaaatttgtttcatatttttaaatttttttttcctataacttcctaagctattatacaacattaaattaaattaagtaacatgaaacaacattaaacaatatgaaacaacattaaataacattaaccaacataaaaattatataacatgaaacttaaacaacatttaaaaaaaaatttaagttgtagttttaaataataaattatgtttggccctatggccttttggccctcagttggagacggttttttatgaaatgactaaaaCGAGCTCTCTGGCCCTttggccatcggttggagacggaggcaaatatgaccatgtactgttcattaaaatattaatatcttgaagaATCTTGAAGAGTCAGAGAGTTAAAACGGACCATCTGACCAGCCATCGATTGAAGATAACCTAATATCTTTTATAACCTTGATCCATAATCGTAAAAATGGCTGCACCCAGAAAAGCCAGCCCATTATTGTTGGGAGATTTCATTCCAGGCGAGTTCATTAATTTCAACTGGAAATCGCAGAATCCAAAATCCAGTTCCACGCCCCCAAATCTGATTGGCTGCAACTCCGCCAAAGCAGACGACATCGGCAcagtaaaaactaaaaagtcCATAATAACCTCCGTGGTCCTCTCCGATACCAACACCACGTCACAAAAAGACAAAAGCACCCCAAAACTGGACCCCACAACGCCTCCCCACCAACCCAAAAAAgctccaaaaagaaaaaaaaaagtaacaaaaAAGATTCCAATCCAGAAAAACCAGCTCGctgtatttttcttcacttctcCGCCCAGTCACTTTCCCTCACTTTCCCATCACATTTTCCTTCTCCCCAAACGCTATCCACATCCCCTCCAATTT
Above is a window of Malus sylvestris chromosome 15, drMalSylv7.2, whole genome shotgun sequence DNA encoding:
- the LOC126601748 gene encoding uncharacterized protein LOC126601748, giving the protein MDIGITDQFLVHMALYSLSNDYEQLKVSYNTQKEIWSINELIAICYQEEERLKKMRAETSEFANLVSAGKCKGKITTVHRNENYKGKKPIAFKKYVPTAGTTSGSKKQFKSTVIPAKAHATSIASGPKNNNNGVKRCHFCHNEDHLRKDCPGFKAWLIKKGISKPEENK